The region GCCGGGCCGGTGACCAGCACGACACCCTCTTCCGGCAGTTCTCCCCAGCCAAAACGCGAATCCAGCAAGCCAATGCCGGTCAGCGCCTGTTTCATATCCGGCGCCGCATCCTGCGACACTTCAATGCGCACCGATGTCTGCTCATCCTGCGGGCTGACGTACAACACGTTGTTGTAGACGAACCACTGAAAACGGTGCTCCAGCGCCAGCCGGTCCAGAAACGCCACCGCGTTGTCGGCGCGGATTTTGGCCACTACGTTGGCGTCCTGAACGTTGCCCAGCACCAGATCGACGCCGTGGCTGTTGGCAAAATCCTGCAACACCGCCGACAGCGGCGTCTGCTCGGCGGAATAGGCATACGCGCCTTTGCTCCAGTCGGGCGGCGTCGTCGCGTGCGCGATGGGCAACATCCCCATCAGCACCAGCGACCAGCAGAACAGGCGGTAGAGGTTGAACAATAGTGCATACAGCGCGTTACGCATGCTGATCTCCTTGCAAAAAAGCCAGTGTTTTTAGATTCAGCGGCGACGGCGATGCCGGTCTGGCCAACGGCGCCAACAGGCTCTGCCAGACATCCCGCTGATTAACCAGCGCTTCCAGTGAGCAACACAGCCGAATCGGGTCATCCGGCTCGCGTCGCATCAGTAACCATAACTGCTCGTCAGCGGCGGACCAGCAGAGGGCGGCGGCATCCATGCCCAGTCGCAACACGGCGGCCGACGAGTAGCGCAGCGCCTTGTGCAACAGCCGGTCATCCACCTTGACCGACCGCGTGACGACGGCGGAACAGCCCACACCGTCGTGATAACGGGTCAACACCACCGGGCTGCCGTCAATGTGCAGCGTCAACTGGCCCGTAGCGCTGTTGAGCCAGCGTTCGATGACCCCAATCAACTCAGTTGAAGTCATTGATGATGGCCTTCGCCAGGCCGTGCTTGACGCTCAGCATCTGCCCGGCGGCCCAGTTGGCGTTCGAATAGTCCATGCTGGCTTCATAAAAGGCATAGCTATCCGCCGCGCTAACCTCTCCCTCCGAGACGTTCAGTGCCATCTCGTCAAGCCGGGACTGCGCATTGACAAACGCGCCGTCCAGCCGGCGCTGAATAGGTGAAGATGAAGACATGATTGCGTACTCCCGTTGATTGAGCTGGTGTGTTTGTTGAACAGATATGGTTGGCCTGCAGTTGTGTGGCCGGGGAGCGGCGGCGGTTCCATTGGATGGGGGAAAGAGGGAAAAGAGACTAGCGACGACAGCGATTAAAGTTGTTTTAGGGGTACGGGAGAGAGGGATTGACAGTCGCCGCTCTCCACCAGATTAGCGGTTAAGTAGACGACGATACGGACAGTTGAACGGCCAACCATCGAAATAATTAGTCAGGCACCATCGCCGACCAATATTTAATCAATTCAATATTTCATCCTGAACGCAGCGGCCATCATCCCGATCTTGTGCATGTTGTTATTGTTGCGTGCCATTTTATGGGCTTCGGGTTTTAAAATAATAATTAACAGGCAGGCCTCGGGATCCATCGCTCCCTGGCAGTAGACCAAATGGGCCCGATCGCTGGTTCTCTTGAACTGGCGCAAGAACCTGGGAAAAGGCGCATCCGCATCGGCAAGGTGGATGTGAGCCACCTGCTCTGCTTTTACTAATGGATAGGTTCGGTCATCATCATAAGGCGCGTCACGCCCAAATGTGTCCGGTAGTACCCCATTCTGCTTATAGGCGTGAAAATCCGCGACCAAATCATCAAGCTCTTGCTGGCTCAATTGTTGACGGATCAGCGTTGACTTGAAAATCCGTATGTTCATTCCGTGAACTCAGTCAGATCCTTGCCAGAGGCATCATTCAGCAGTTTCTGACCGCTATCTGCAAGGGCTCGTAAACGTTCGGCCGTTGGCCTAAAGCGCGCTACGGTATGAACCGTTTCCTGCTTCGCCTCTAGCAGATCGATCAGTTCTTCAAAGACTTTGGCACTCACCATGTAACCGGCGGGCCGGTTGTTAGAAAGCACGGCAACAGGCTCATCAATAAAATACTTAGCCGGATTTTTCCTTAACTCTGTAATATTTATAGATTTTTCAGCAAGAATACGCTCCATAAACCACCTTTAATGTCTGTTTTAGTGATCACTATAATACACACTATAGTATGTATTTATAAAACATGCAGTCGGTTAAACGTCAGCGTCTGATGGAGCACAGGAAACGTAAGACCATTCTCCTGTCTAAAATCAATGGATAGGTCAGGCAGGAAGATAAAAAAAGGCCGCTATCACCGATAGCAGCCCGTGGTCAAAGGATTAAACCGAAGGAAGATTAAAACGTCGTTTTACCGTACTGATAACGGTAAAAACGGCGGTATTCCGGTTTCTGCGGGTTATCCGTCGACAGCGTTTTCTGCAACGATTTACCGCCGATCAGGCCGGTGATGCCGTAGGACAGCAGGCTGGTCTGCTTGTCCAACTGGCTGATCAGGTCGGTTTTCGTGCCGGCGGCGAGCTGGTCGAGGTAACCGTTTTCAATCTGGCTCAGCAGACGGGCCGATTGTTCCCAGTTGGGGTCGAACGACACCAGCTGTTGCAAAAACGCGATCGGTGCCACGCCTTTGCCCTGATACAGCGCGGAGATTTCATCCTCTTTGCTGACCGGCGCCGAATGGCGGAAACCGGCCATCACCAGTTTGGCGCGTTTGGCCGGGCCGGCCTGTTTGCCCATCTGTTCGGTGATGAAGCGATACCAGCGGGAATCGAAGGCAAAGCTGGAACGGGCGTCATAGCGAGCGCTGTACACCAGCGTGTCGAACACTTCCCGTCCGCCGAACCATTTGGTTTCCAGCTCGGCCAGGATCTGAGCGAGGGTTTTATCTTTGAGAATCGCATTAAACGCGTTGGTGTCCTTGTCGGAGTCCTGCTGCCCCTGCACCGGGTCCACCACCACCAGCCGGATGGTTTTCGCGTTGGCCCAGACGCCGGCGGCCTGATTCTGCACCGCCAGATGGTACAGTTCGGCCAGAAACTCGGTTAACCCCACCGCGGCCCCACGGCTATGTCCGCCGACCACCAGTTGGTACTCTTTCAGCGTTTTCAGGTAATCCACCAGCGGGAACAGGCTGTCCAGCGTCACCACGCCGGCACGGTCGTCATAACCGTTGACCTGATCGTAGAGCACGCCCAGCGTTTCGCTCATATCCACAAAACTGCCGCCCCAGCTGGCGCGTTTTGCCAGCGCCTGGGTTTTGGTCAGCATGGCGGCGGTGCCGATGCCGTCAATGGCGACCACGGCGCTGAAGCCGCTGATTTCGACGTTGGCGAGAAAATCCTGTTTGGTGGTGCCGGTGCCGCAGAACCAGATTAGTACTTTTTCCATGTCTAACTCCTTGGTTTTAAATAGATTAACGTCTGTGGTGTATCCGTCAGGCAATGTAGCGGGCCGAAGGCCGGCATGCTGCGTCAGAACAACGCGAATTCAGGCCGTAACGACGGCGAACAGACCCGGACAAACATGCCAGAGAACAACAAGAGGCCGGGAACGCTCGCGCCCGGATAAGCGGAATGAAGTCCATTGTCGACGGCACAGGGCCTGCGACACCGCGTCCATTGCGATAACGGTTCAGTGCAGCGCCAACCTTCCATAACAACGTCTCAACTGACTGGCGGCGCTGAACGAGTGCAGACTACAGGATGAGACTCGCCGGTTAACGGCACGGAGGTTGTGTGGTCGCCCAGCGGGAAAATGCGACCAAAAACAAGGGGGATGAGGAGTAAAGTGAGCAGGGAAAAAGTACAGAACATACTGGGCCGTGCCGGCGATAGAAAAACCGGGCGGACCTGCGCCAGCGCAATACGGTAAGGCATCCGTCGGCTTACACTGCCGGACGGCGTGCCGGGCAATCAGGAGCAATTCCCGTGAAAAGCTATCTTGAAAATGACGAACTGAATGAAACCTACCCGGCGCATCCGTTTGCGTTGCAATCATCGGATGGGAACGCGACCCTGACCGGTCAGATCAACTATCCGGAAACACCGACAGGCGTGTATCCGTTGGTGGTGCTGGTACCTGGCAGTGGTATGCATGACCGCCATTATCTGATCGGCGGCAGTGGTATTCAGGAGGATTTTGTCTTCACCTGTCTGGCGCAGGATTTTCTGGCCGCCGGACTGGCAGTGTTACGGTTCGATGGCCGCGGCGTCAAAAGCCACCAGCGCGATAAAACGCTGGATAACCCGGAATACCTGTTCAACCGCGATCTGGCTTATCGGCAATTGTTTATTGATGCCGCCGTCCGGCAGACGGTGACCCCGCAAAGCCAATACAACGATCTCTACACGCTCTGTCAGTATGCCGTCGGGCTGCCGCACGTCGACCGGCGTAACCTTATTCTGCTAGGCCATTCCGAAGGCACCATTAATATCGGCCGCATGGTGGCGCGTTACCCGGTCGCCGCCAAAGCCCTGATGCTGGTTTCACCGACCTTCTCCTCCATGAAACACCTGATGGAATGGCAGCTCATCCACCGCACCGTCGCCTGGCTTAAGGCAATTCCACACACTGGCGACCGGCTCACGCTGGAGGAGTTGAAAAACGGATTCGGCCACAGCCCGCTGGCGTTCCTGCAACCTATCAGCAGCCTGCTGCCCTATAAGGGGTACTGGGATGAGGCGGATTTCGACGGCATGACCGCCAGGTTGCAGGTCAGTTTCGATACGCAGCGCGATATTGTCTTAAGCCATGACGATCGTGATCCCTGGCCGGCCGACGCACCGTTCACCCAGTCATCCTATGCCTGGTGGAAACAGTGGTATCAGAATGAGACGCCGGAAATTGAGCATCTGGCACGCTGTCAAAGCCGGGTGCTCTGTTATTTCGGCATGATGGACACCCAGGTGAACGCCGCCGCCGAAGCGGCATGGTTCGAGCGCGTCAAACACCGCTTCCCGCATGTCGATATCACCCTGCTGCCGGACGTTGGACATACCCTCGGCATCCACGGCCTGCTGGGGCCGATGACGGCATCGTGCGCCGACCTGCTGGTACGAACGGCGCACGATATCGTAACGGCGCGCTGAATGCCGGCGTTTAACGGCAGCGCAGCCTGTCAAGCAAGGCATGGTCGGGGTAGCCATCCGTCGGCAACCCTTCCTGCTGCTGGTAGGTGCGGATCGCCTGCGTGGTGGCGCGGCCAATGTTGCCGTCGATAGCGCCCTGATACAGCTGTTTTTCCTGTAGCAGGATTTGCAGCGCCTCGCGCTCTTTGCGCGTTAACGGCGTCTCCTGACGCGGCCAGGGCGTGAGCACCGGCGTATCGTGCTGGTAGTTATCCGACAGCAACCCGACGGTCAGCGCATAGGAAATGTCATTGTTATACCGCAGAATGGCGCGGAAATTAGCCGTCACCAGAAACGCCGGGCCATTCTTGCCGACCGGCAGCAATATCGAGGCTTTCTCAGAAGACTGTGCGGTCAAATCTCTGGGCACCGAGGCTCTCACCCCGAGCGCCTGCCAGTCGGCAACGCTTTTCTGGTTATCCATGCCGGAAACGGCATAATCAAAACCGGCGGGCAGATTCACTTCAAATCCCCAGGGTACGCCCGCTTTCCATTTGGCCTGCTGCATATAGTTCGCCACCGACGCCAGCGTGTCCGGGAAAGAGGTCCAGATATCGGGGTGACGATCGCCATCAAAATCCACGGCGTATTGCAGATAAGAGGTCGGTATGAACTGCGGCATCCCCATCGCCCCGGCCCAGGAGCCGTTTATTTGCTGCTGCCGTGCATCGCCGTTTTGGATCATGCGTAACGCCGCGATCAAATTCTGCCGGTTAAACGCCCGGCGATAATGGTAGTAATCCAGCGTGGCCAGCGAGCGAATGACCGCTTTATCGCCGGTGTTGGCGCCGTAATGGCTTTCAATGGAGAGAAAAGCGAACAGCAACGGCGGCTCAACCTGATAACGCTGTTCGATGCGATTCGTTACCTTCGCGTATTGCTTGAGCAGCGTTTTCCCTTGCACAACGCTCTC is a window of Dickeya solani IPO 2222 DNA encoding:
- a CDS encoding type III secretion system chaperone, with protein sequence MTSTELIGVIERWLNSATGQLTLHIDGSPVVLTRYHDGVGCSAVVTRSVKVDDRLLHKALRYSSAAVLRLGMDAAALCWSAADEQLWLLMRREPDDPIRLCCSLEALVNQRDVWQSLLAPLARPASPSPLNLKTLAFLQGDQHA
- a CDS encoding type III secretion protein HrpF, producing MSSSSPIQRRLDGAFVNAQSRLDEMALNVSEGEVSAADSYAFYEASMDYSNANWAAGQMLSVKHGLAKAIINDFN
- a CDS encoding type II toxin-antitoxin system YafO family toxin; its protein translation is MNIRIFKSTLIRQQLSQQELDDLVADFHAYKQNGVLPDTFGRDAPYDDDRTYPLVKAEQVAHIHLADADAPFPRFLRQFKRTSDRAHLVYCQGAMDPEACLLIIILKPEAHKMARNNNNMHKIGMMAAAFRMKY
- the yafN gene encoding type I toxin-antitoxin system antitoxin YafN is translated as MERILAEKSINITELRKNPAKYFIDEPVAVLSNNRPAGYMVSAKVFEELIDLLEAKQETVHTVARFRPTAERLRALADSGQKLLNDASGKDLTEFTE
- a CDS encoding alpha/beta fold hydrolase, translated to MKSYLENDELNETYPAHPFALQSSDGNATLTGQINYPETPTGVYPLVVLVPGSGMHDRHYLIGGSGIQEDFVFTCLAQDFLAAGLAVLRFDGRGVKSHQRDKTLDNPEYLFNRDLAYRQLFIDAAVRQTVTPQSQYNDLYTLCQYAVGLPHVDRRNLILLGHSEGTINIGRMVARYPVAAKALMLVSPTFSSMKHLMEWQLIHRTVAWLKAIPHTGDRLTLEELKNGFGHSPLAFLQPISSLLPYKGYWDEADFDGMTARLQVSFDTQRDIVLSHDDRDPWPADAPFTQSSYAWWKQWYQNETPEIEHLARCQSRVLCYFGMMDTQVNAAAEAAWFERVKHRFPHVDITLLPDVGHTLGIHGLLGPMTASCADLLVRTAHDIVTAR
- a CDS encoding lytic murein transglycosylase, with the protein product MVNNRTPTSLMMSMAKVMVLLLGTGVLSSCAHTHAPPGECRDIDGLLKLHGVTDAPAGLPAPDESFAQWKAALRQEALSQGITADTFDNAFAGLTPDSDVVAATQKQPELVTPVWTYIAQRVTPESVVQGKTLLKQYAKVTNRIEQRYQVEPPLLFAFLSIESHYGANTGDKAVIRSLATLDYYHYRRAFNRQNLIAALRMIQNGDARQQQINGSWAGAMGMPQFIPTSYLQYAVDFDGDRHPDIWTSFPDTLASVANYMQQAKWKAGVPWGFEVNLPAGFDYAVSGMDNQKSVADWQALGVRASVPRDLTAQSSEKASILLPVGKNGPAFLVTANFRAILRYNNDISYALTVGLLSDNYQHDTPVLTPWPRQETPLTRKEREALQILLQEKQLYQGAIDGNIGRATTQAIRTYQQQEGLPTDGYPDHALLDRLRCR